One Mastomys coucha isolate ucsf_1 unplaced genomic scaffold, UCSF_Mcou_1 pScaffold7, whole genome shotgun sequence genomic window, TAAGAACCTAAGTTTCACAGAGTCCTATTAACTCTTCTGTAAATTCACAGTCATTTGCCAGAGAACAAATGAATCTGAAGTACCTTGAGTGACAGTAACATGTCTATACTCCTTGAGAACTGTCTTCTTGCTTTGAGCATACAAACACTAAGGGACAATAGATTCTGTGAGTGGGTATTCTTTTCTCTTGATGGGGTATAAACAGGATTTTCCCTTTTATAAGACTGACTTTTTGTATTCATCTTTCCTAAAAGCTGTTACAGCATACATATTCTATAATTAAAAGGCTTTGAGTTTTTCTGCTTTCTTAGAAGAATCTGAGTTGTTTGTAAGTCTGTTAAGGAAGTCAGaataataatatgtaattattttctggtttgggttgtttgttttttgtttgatcatttgtttgtttttgagacaaagtctctctattATGAAGCTCTGGTCTTCCTGGGATGCACCCTtcggaccaggctggccttggggtTAGGAAGTAAAATGTAAGTGTAGACTTCGCTCCTCcctgtgtctgtaatcccagcagcagtgaggaggaaagggaaaaggtgaCAGTGACCAACCTGGGCTCCAGCACCCGAAAGCCTCCTCAGTCCTGTGGGCGAGGTGGCCTAAGGGTAAGGAAAGCCTATGGTAAGTGCACTAGGGTTAAGGATTCCTGTCTGGAGATTCTTAAGAACCGAACACGGACTGGAAGAAAGGTTAAGGGGGCTTTGAATGAAACCAGCATTTAAGGACGGGGAATTAGCCCTGTCAAGAAGAGGCAAGGCGAGTAATGTGGGGGAAAGAATGAAGAGCTAGTCAGTCGTATTGAGGTTCATCTCTTCAGGCTTTTAATTGATAGAACATGAAAATCGAATTCCCTCCAGGGTGAGGTGAACCTCGGACATGAAAATTGCTCTACCTCCTGAGGCCAACtgaggaaaaaatatttaatggcATTGTCTTACTCTTGGTTTAGCTGTACAGCCAGTTCTGGCCTGTTCTGTGTGGCTCTGTGCTTGCCATAGGATATAGCTACTTATTACTGCAAATTTGTTTTACCTTTTGCTATCTTTGGATCAGCAACACAGATGATTCTAAATATTCTCATGAGTTTATCCTTTAGCTTTCTTTGCGGCCACTCCAGGGCCACACTCTTTCGGTTCATTTTTAACTAGAGCACAAATAGTCTGAGGATTGCCAGCTGCAGTGTTAACTTTTGAGAGGTTCAGGCTGCCTCTTGGAAGAGCCATTCCTCCCAATTCCTTAACTCCTAGTCTACCCTGAAacaatttgtttttctattctgtATTTATCCTGTGTTCTTTCTATCAATTCTGTTTTCTAATTATCTAGTTTGTGATTGCCAGtttgcttttaattcttttattataaATCTATGATGTATTAATATGAAAGCAACAGCTTTTTACTAGAGCAGGGCTTCTTTTGTAATAAAGATGGTTTTAATTGATgaattatagtaaaaaaaaagttccatgaCTTCACAAATCCTGCTGTCTCTCATCTTTGTTAGCTATAACAAGTGAATATttccttctttgtatttttgattACTAAAGTAAGTTCCATGGTAGATAATGCATTTTTACTACATTGTATTTTATTCAGGACAGAGTGGTCAAAAGTGACACAGTCACAGGTCTCATTCATACATGAACAGAGGGTTTGGTTTATTTGGGAGCAGTCTTGGGCAGGAGTGCCACAGTATTCCAGAAGAACCACTAAGCCAAGAAGAtactaggttttgtttgtttttagtaatatttttattaaatctgaGATTttcataatgtattttgatcttatttCCGCCAGCTCTTCTCATACTCACCCTCACCTCTCAATCCACCCATCTTtgagtttgcttttttgttttgtttttaatttgtttctgttttctccctATCAAGTCCAGTATGTATTTTCCAGTTACTCTTCAGAATGGAGCCTGGCCTGAGTATAGTACGCCCAGCAAGGCTTATGTCGCCGAAGAAAGCTGACTCTCCCTCGTCTGGCAGCTAAGGGTGAGACTGTGTCCACCCAACTCTGCACTACCCACATCCCTGAATTTTCCCTAGCTTGAACGTGGGCAGGCCTATGTACACTGTAACGATCACTGTGAGCTCATGTGATCATCCACCTGTTATATCCAAAGGACATGGTTTCCTTGAAGCTGTTCATCACCcctggctcttaccatctttctggCTCCTATTTCCTGAGGATTGCTTTGTCATTTAGGGAGAGATAAAGTGATataaagacattccatttagaACTGAACACACAGAAGTCTTTTCTCTGTACTTTGACTAGCTCTGGTTCTCAGTGGTAGTTACCTCATTACTAGGAGAAGCTGCCCTGGGGGAAGTTTAAAGCCGTTCTGATGTGTAGGAGTCCCTTTAGTGCTGCCTGTCCAGCAGGCTCTCAGGTGGGTGAGCATGTTCTGTCCATGAGACTGGGATGAGAGCAgctctgaattttattttctcttctccattGTACCATTGGCAAGCAGTATTGCTATCCATCATCTAAAACAGGGTCGTATAAATCTTATTCTGTCTCTACATTGATAAGTATTGAAATAATGCTTACAAGAGTACTTTCTGCCTCTGAGGGTCCTTCAGAGACCAGAGAGAATACACTGTGCTGTTTAACTCTTTACTGTATTTAAGTCAGGATATTAGAGTTGCATCCGAACCATTTTATTTCTGAAGGTGTGACATTAGCCAGAGTGAGCTTGTTTTTgaatggaagtttttttttttcttactagtATATTTTTAACCATCAGTAGTGTGATATGGAATATAGAGTGGGAAGtatcatttcttttaggtttagTCTTCTGGATAATTTAGTAACTTCTGTGCATATTTCATGagttaccaaaaacaaaaattaatgaaagtcTTAATTCAGTAATCTATATTGGAAACTTTTATCTCacttttatccatttttttttaaaagaaatccacATTTatgctgtttcatttttttccttttgttaacTTACAGGCTTTATTTATGATGACTTTGTGGGTCTTCGCTCCCATAGCATGAGTATATATTAGCGTTTAAAGAAGCATGAAGACATGGTAtactgtaatgccagcacttaaaAATAAAGGCAGGAGTTCAGCTacatcttgagtttgaggctagcctgggctgcattaggctttttcaaaaataaataagtaagaataaaataaattaagaaaccaatgaatttataaaGCCTGCGAAGAAAGAAATACTATTATATATGTGATGGGTTATTATTCTGCCTGTGAAATGAGCtgattcaagccagattagaatatattaaaggcaggtttaccGGGAAACTGCTCTGGGGTGGGCAAGTTCACCAGCCCCAAGGATGGGGGCTGGGGAAGTCTCCATGGAAGGGGGTGGTGAAAGGGCATGcctgcagagaaagaagaggaaggagagagctgagccCAAAATGTCTGGGTTATATATAGAGAAGAGCCTCTGGTGGAGGGCAGCCCATcctctgggctggaaagttcagggttggaacaaggtatgccaggtagggactaaaggatgctgggagaatctggaagccacatctgctttgatatgtaaaatatgcacctcagtccttTGTTGTATTCGGTCCGAAACCTAACAGTATgtttgtatatagtatatataatatatatgtaaattatgaATGGGCCAGGAACCTGGCCTAGCAGGTAAAAATGTCACTTTCTGCCAAGACTGTTGATGTGAGTTCAGTCTCTGGTACTGACATGGTAGAATGTGAGAACTGACgtctgtaagttgtcctctgaattgCACACATGTGCTGTATCCCATacagatggacggacagacagacagacagatacacacacacacacacacactttaatgtATGAAAACATAGAATTGGAAAAGGTAGGCTTCTGACATTAAAGAAACTAGATATTCACATTATAAACTTGGACTCTTAATGCCAATCCTTCATTATATTAATGACTCCTACTTTCAGTGATGTTATTAAAAcgggattttaaaatgtttataaaactaACCCCTTTGTGAGCATGAGCTTACTTCCCTCAGGAAGTGTGTTTAATGTATACACAAAGGAGTAGCACTTAAAGTAGCCGTAAGAATAGTGGGAGGAAGGAGCGCAGAGATCAGCCTCAGGATGTGAGAATTCTTACTGAGGAGACTCAAGATTAAATGTCATAAAACAGCACATAGAATCTTCTTTGCCCTTAGGAATTTAGAATGTGGGAAAGTAATGGCAGGGctatgatttttcatttttcatatcttgttttctttcatctttatgaAAAACGTTATTGTTTCTGGGATGATGGCACACAGATTTAATCCCAGAGCtctaggagcagaggcaggcagagctctctaTAAGTTTGAGGTCACCTTGACCCATatagttagttccaggccagctaggaactaaaagttaaaaataataataacaaactagtattttttaattggcagatctttattgttttttctctgaaactgaaattttaatttcaaaatagttatccaaaatatataaaatagttatCTTAAACTTAAAGAGAAAGGTGAGTAAGGAGCCAGCCATTCAAGCTCTGATTTAATCCTTAGGTAACTGGAAAAAGTGATAAATCAAAGCACAGCGATAGAGTGCTCACTAGACACTGCCACTCATCCCTCGGGCTTCTGTAAACACGTCTACGTTTGCCTTGCTCAAACCTCCTGTTTGCTTTGTACTCTCATTAAACCCAGCTGTAGCGAAGCTTCAGGGGCTGGAAGGCAAACCACCACTGTTACCTGTAAGTAGAATCCTGTACCCACGCCTAAGAACTGTTGCTTAGCAAATCCAGCATGACATGACAACAGAGGTGCACTGGGGACAAGCCCAGCTTTCTCTATTCCCATGTCATGCATGGCCTTCGGCAGCCACCATGTAGGTTTTCATAGGGCTGTTCCTGTGTTTAGTGGTAGCCAGTTCATTGTGGTTAATGAAAGTGAGAGCCTTTCAAAGCCAACTTCTGAAGGCTAACCCCTCTATGCATGAATTAGCTTAACTGCGTTTTGTAGCCACAACCTCTACCATAACCAGTTGAAATGAGTCACCAGTACTACAGCTCAGAATCACCATGTATTTGTGGTAGCTCTACCTTCACTGTATTGTGGGAAGTTGTTGTAATTATGTTGTGGTCTGGAAGATCTGTAATTGTTGTATGGGTCTGAGGAAACTTGTAaggtttttgtatgttttctgtaATAGTTTTTACCTGTAATATGTGGCTTTCGAATTCAGTATCAAGCAAGAAGAGCAGTCTAGGCAGTTTTAGAAGATTAAGAACTTCCCTGTACTAACACAGTAGAGTTTTTGTTACGGATAACAACTAAAGACCAAACGACAGAGAAGTAAAGGCTCAGAAAAACCTAGGAGAAGACGTGGAACTTCAGCAAGACACGAGTGAGGGTGTGGAGTGGGATGGAGGCCAGCATCCCAGAGCCTTGCAGCCAGCTAATGTAGCTGAAACCATGGGTTCCAGGTTCACACAGATACCATCTCAAGAAACAAGATCAGGGGAGATAAAGACAGTATCAGTATCTGTCTACTACATGTTCACACTCATGAtcacactgcatacacacacacccaaagcAGGGAGCTATGAGCTTATGAGCATAGGGTACTCTTTAAACTAGTTCCTGTCATGCCTCTTTTCACCCcagaaatttttacattttatagtataaaaattagtttaaaaaatcaaacatttatcAACAGcaaatcataaatttatttttaaacaatcctTGATAacttactaaaaacaaaagaagtctcAATACTGATGTGTTTGGTTTAGCATATGGATTTAAATCTTGGCTGAACCTTTATTAATGTAGGacatacaattatatttttagttaatgattttttaattgtCACTTCTAACAGTGATACTTTGCATAAATATTTAGTACAAGGTGACAATTTTTTTGAGGAATATCTCAGAAGTTATTGGAAATTCTGCCCTAGTTCTgagcaaacatttattgagatGTGTACAAGTGTATATGTAACTCATCAACTACTTGCACAGcagtttttgaaataaaaatttctaagaaTACAATCTGgagatatattaatttaatactCATGCTTAGAAATGATCATGGAGCATGTTACAACTATGTTTGCCATAATTAAACCAGAGGACATTGTGTAAGCAGTGATTAGTGCATTTCCTAATGTAAAATATAGTCCAAGCAGAGGGCTCTGTGTGCTCAGACCTGGCAAAAGTGAAAGCTCACAGTATAGCAGGCAAATGCTGCCTGGAATACCTTTACTGCACATGGGTTTGCGGTTGGGTTTTTGTGTATTGTGCATCTGTTTTACTGTGTCCAAATTTATGTATCAGATTTAAGAAATTATAAATTAGACACCCCTCTGAAAGCTTAACTATCCTGCTaggtcagtctctctctctctctctctctttctctctttctctctcttgtgtctccctccctccttcccttcctctatctccctccctctccctctccctccctctctccctccctctctctctccctctctctctccccctctctctccctctctctcctttgcttttgtttttcctgctgTGATACAGTTGGGTTGCATGTTACATGAGCCTGGAAGAAATTCTAGGACCACCACTGTTACTTTGCAGTGTTTGAGAGCGATGATGGTTGATTACCACTTTCTTTGTAAACTGGATGACAGTTTTGACTAAATGTCACCTGTATCAGTAAAGCATGTTATAGTTTCCTCTTTTAAAACATCTGCTTTGAATCCAATCTATATTAAATCATCCATAAAGTAAACATATTTCCTCCCAGTTGGCTGTGGTGGTAATATAACCCACTTGTATATATTTTAACTGTAGTTTCTATATAAATCTCTATGATTTCCAGTGTGAGCTAGGAAAAGATAGCTTGGTTATCATTCTCTTCTCCCATTTAAATCTCTCCCTttacctcctctttctctcctgtcttctctttttatatacatattctcTTCTCAACTGTCAGTGGAATTATTGTCTTCCTGTTTCCATATTCAGGTAGTGTCGGTGGCTGAGTATCACCGCAGGATCGATGCTCTAAATACTGAAGAACTGCGCACACTCTGCAGACGTCTCCAGGTGCCCCCTTCTGTAGTTTAAACTCCTTTGGAGATTAAATGCTCCTTGTTTTTAGTGTCCTTTCTCAAAACAGATCTCACATTAGAAGGATTTGTCTTGAATGAGGCACTAAAATCAGCCGCCAGGAAATTCCTGTCTTGAAGAATGGTTTTTCTTGGGGAGTTGTAAAAatacgttttttttttctctccttcattatgtttttttttttctttttgcctctttGCTATCTTCTTTTCACTAGAAACGATTCCACCACAATTCAGTCTCCTGAGAACTATTCTCAGGGCTATCACCTAtgagttttcatttaattttgacaTTGGGGAAGTATTTGGTTTTGTGAATGAACCTTTATTGACTAAAGTCTGAAAGATATGAGACAGTAGGAAAATTATAAAATCCCCTATGGAAAGTAAGGCTTAAGTGTTTTCTCTTCAAAGCTGCTTGAGCTGTAGGAACTAAGGATCAAATCTTAATGGGACAAATTGGTTCTGTTCTTGAGGCAGTCTTGGTTGGTGTTAGAGGCACTTAGGGGTACTCTAGGGAAGACACCTGAGCTAGATACATTACTTTAAATGTTCTAAAAGAATCTGTGTTGtttaagaaaagcaataaaattgaaaactcattttcagtttgtgttttcttgttataAAAGTATGCTTTATGCTTTCATTGCTTTCCTAGGTGACTAAATAGCTCTCCTTTAATTTTCTCAATGCTGCCTTggatttctgttttgttccattttaaCCTTTCACATCATTGAAATAAAGGTAATACAGTGATGTGAAAGTCTTCATATTTAGCTGCTCATCAGAGACAATGCAATTCTCAAACATGCATTGGCTGAAAATACATCCTGTCCAGACCTGGCAAGCGCTGCGCTGACGGGCAGGGCTCCACTCCTGAGTGGCACTGTCTCTGAACTGTGCTGCATTTTAGTTATCTGCTCCAGTAAGATTCTGTGGGCTTTTCAGTTGAAATGTTTCATCAATACTTACGGTTTTCATTTGTTAGGGTAACTGTGTTTTAGGATCTAAAATTAATGGAAAATGTAAGCACTAACAATTGATTATAAAGTAAGGTTTTTAATTACCATTTTTGTCAATTTATGAATACCAGTGTGCTCATCTCtacaaataaatgcaaacaaTTCATCTAATGTTTAATTAAGAACaaactaattttcatatttattgtttGGTCCCAGACTATGAAAAGTAACTTTTTTAGTAAGATCAGAATAGAAGGCAGTTTTATAAAATGGTAGCTTCAGTGAACCAAGTAAATACATCTCAAAGAAAGTTATCACTTTTTAGTCTACCATTCTTTAAAATTGTGACACaagaaattttattaataattttgacaatttttctattttgtgtgaaAAATagcacatattttaaagaaaatttacttaAACAGCTATCTGgctccctttttgtttttaagggctAAGGTGTGTTTTTCCTGTCACCCAGAAACAGGAGATATAGCATATGTTGCCAGTTCTTTCTCGTGCTGTGGATGAAATGGACTTTTTCTATCCTCTTGTGCACTGGGCACAGTGTCTGTACTTAATTGGAGCATCCTTTGCCCGGTCAACTCTTTAGCCACCTGTGTatagtaaagttttatttaacTCGAAAGGCTGAACTGTGCAGACCTCATCACAACAGTATATGAACATACTGCTGCTGTTTACTTCTTTAGATTACCACAAGGGAAGACATCAACTCAAAGCAGGCTGCTCCAGCAAAAGCAGACCTGGAGCCCGAATCTTTCCGACCAAACCTAAGTGACCCCAGTGAACTCTTACTGCCTGATCAGATCGAAAAGGTATGCCATGTCCACTGCAGCGTCTGAGTGTGTGCGAGGAGAGGGGAGCAGCCTCTTCGGTTCCTCTCCAGCTGCAgggcccctgctgctgctgctgctcctgctgctgctgctcttcatGAAGAGTAAGTGGGCAAAGCAGAGCCTCCCACAGCAGGTGCCAGAGTACTGAAAGTGTAAAGCTTAGGGGAGACCCTGGAGATACTGGAGCAAGCCAAGGTTGCTCTTTGTTCTAGTTCTTAAAACAGGGTCTTAGTGTGGCTCCTAAGCTGAACACCAAACTCCTGATTCCCTGGCCTTACCCCTAGTGCTAGGATGATCGTgcctcaccatgcctggcaaatcTTTGGTTTGTTATGTGCCAAGTTACATGTTTGTTATCAAAGCTATTGAAATTATAGATTATTATTGTTCATATTCCTGGTAGGTGAAGAAATCGTTCATGTAGAGATATAAAGTAATTTACTTATTCAGTGTCATAGCTATAAAAGCTTTTCAAGCTCTGGTAATCTGACATTTGAATAATCATGCTAAAAGTTCACCCAgcatttttgttaatttggtaCAGTACAAGTGGCAAGCAAGCTGTGTTTCTTATCTGTAATGGGAGTTTGGTTTGCATTACTCATTTTCTAGTAGACAATGATATTTCTTGCTGAGAAGTATGTAACTCCTGTTACAGCATCACAGCATCAGTAAGAAGCTGGtttctgatgtttcttttttAGCCTGCATTGTATATGGGTGATTAAATTGCAGCTGCTGATGCTTGCAGTCAAGTAAACACTGCATTTGTTTCTCTAAGCTTACTAAGCACCTTCCACCGAGAACCATTGGCTATCCATGGACTCTTGTGTACGGTACTGGGAAGCATGGCACAAGTTTGAAGACCCTTTATCGAACAATGACAGGCTTAGACACTCCAGTGCTGATGGTGATTAAAGACAGTGATGGGCAGGTAAGAAAATCTATTCGTCTAGATCCTTTCTCCTTCACCTGTAACTTTGAGCTACTTATTTGATAAAATGCATTTCATTAGTGGATTTTAGTACAGAATTGATAATCCTTGTTTCATTGCACAAGACTGAGTGTTCTAGAGGCTAAATGTAAGCATTGTAAGTAAGAGTTTTGTGTTGAAAGGAAAGTTATAATAGAAGCGATTTTTATCCTACCAGTATCTTTAAAGGTGAGCATAATCTGCTAGGTCTATTAAGGGCCCAGAAAGTGTTTGTGTCTATGAGGAAGATAAGAATGAGGTTTATGGAAGGGAGAGAAGTTGACAGACTCTTAAGAATGagtagatgttttaaaatattttttgcatttattctttGATTTAATGTATGTACATGATGTATTTTGTTCATAATCAGCCACTAATAGCCTCTATAATTCCTATCTTACTTTGAAGTCTTGTGAATGACAGGGGGTTTTGTATCCCACAGTGTTTGATTAGAAGTTGTTCTTGGAGCATGGGCTACTTACTAgtggctataccactgaagaaaattacTCTTCCCCCATAGTAGTTAATAGGTAGATTTTAAGGGTTAAAGGTCATTGTGCAATAATAAAGGAAACCCATAAATAAAATCGACAAGCCTTGGACAATAATGAAAGTACAGAACAGAAGAATTATGTGATAGAGAACAGTGGCACTCCTAGTGGCTCACCGTGTCTGTTCTGTACCAAGTACCAAACTAGCTGTCCGCTGCTTGTCTAGTCTAAACCTGCAGAAATTCATAGTCATCCCCAACTAGAGTTAATGTTCCTGAGGTGATATGCTCAGGAACAGGTATTAGAATCAATGAAAATAGGTGAACTACCACTACATACCATAGCATATAGATAAGTGTTGAAAGCATAATACTGGTTCAAAAATCACAAAGTAAAGCATTCCTTACTTATGATTCCATGTATAGAAAATTCATAGTAAGAAAAATGAGCTAATGATGGTGTCAGAGCATATTTCCTCCAGGAAGTGGGGCTGAGAAGAGGAGACACACAGTTTTCTAAGGACTGATGAAGGGACTTGTGATAGTTGTAATTGaactatacatttatattttgtacaCATTCctctaaataaaataaccttttatttgtaagtttttaaaCTTGATACTGTAATGGTAGAATGTTAGACATAGTGACTGTCAAGGTGTATGAGTGCTACATGATCCTCTCATGATATGACTCAGAGTACTGGACCATCCAAGTCTCATCCTCTTTGATCTTTATTAGGCTATAGTATATGCTTTCAATATTCAAGACTCTTCAGACCAAGGTATGTCCTAGGGCATGTTGTGTGTAATGATGCAGGAAGGAAAGGATGTCTAGCTACAATAAAGAAAAGACTTCCACTTTTCTTCAAGCTGTGATCCAGTAGAGGATGTGTCTGTGTACTCTGACATTTTTCTcgtaaaatatatttaacactTTTAGATAGTATAACCACTGTATCTTTCTAGACTCCAAGCCAGGGGAAATCTTTTCTCCACTCATTGAGAAGCTGCTGTGCTTTGTACTTGATAGAACTATGACAACACAGAAGCATGTCATTTCCCCTTAAGGAAAAGTTACGAGAACTActgattcatttttatattgtattgAACTGTGTATGGAAggtaatgcaaataaaataaattagttgtTGTGTCGTTGAACATGCCctttttatccttaggtttttgGTGCATTAGCATCAGAGCCATTTAAAGTAAGTGATGGCTTTTACGGTACTGGAGAAACATTTGTTTTTACATTCTGTCCAGAATTCGAGGTAAGAAAAGTTATTTCAACATCGCAAGTATATAAAAAAGAGATGTTATGAAAGCTCATGCAGACTAATTAGTACTTTTGTTTCCATAGAACATATTAATGATAAATTGATAGTTGCTGCAGATTTAATCTGCATTTGTGCTTATTGCTGAAACCTTTTTATGTCATATGTAGCTGCTATTCGATAAATAAGGTAATACATTAATTATATGCAACTGAAGTATCAAAGCTTTATTGAAACTCATGGCTACAACAGTCAGTCTTCTAGTAATTTGCCATAGTAACAAACAAAGGGAAGAGGCACCACACATGTATGTTCTCTAGCTTTTAGGAAACATGGCAATGTTCCTTTGGTCACATATATACAAATCTATAAGAACAGTAATATTTTAAACATCAAGGGAATGGGTACTGTTTATAAAGTTATGTCCCATGAATGGTACCATAATAAAACTGGAAGACTACAGTGTCACCCAATATTCTATTGGCATtgttaaaagcaagcaagcttaGGATAAGATTCTTGAGAATTACTGTGTGTTGAGCACATTAAATACTCTGTGAGCTGAAATAGCTTCTTGAGAAGggcaaaggaaaatgttttttaaaaaagaagccaagagaaaGAATACTGGGTTTAGCTGAATTGCCAGCCTGCTCTACCAAGAAAAGCACACCATGAGAACTAGTGGAGAGGGGCCTGAGCTACTAGAGTCCACTGCCTG contains:
- the Oxr1 gene encoding oxidation resistance protein 1 isoform X9 translates to MSRLWYGRKGRRHQPVSHKYTLVVSVAEYHRRIDALNTEELRTLCRRLQITTREDINSKQAAPAKADLEPESFRPNLSDPSELLLPDQIEKLTKHLPPRTIGYPWTLVYGTGKHGTSLKTLYRTMTGLDTPVLMVIKDSDGQVFGALASEPFKVSDGFYGTGETFVFTFCPEFEVFKWTGDNMFFIKGDMDSLAFGGGGGEFALWLDGDLYHGRSHSCKTFGNHTLSKKEDFFIQDIEIWAFE
- the Oxr1 gene encoding oxidation resistance protein 1 isoform X8: MSRLWYGRKGRRHQPVSHKYTLITTREDINSKQAAPAKADLEPESFRPNLSDPSELLLPDQIEKLTKHLPPRTIGYPWTLVYGTGKHGTSLKTLYRTMTGLDTPVLMVIKDSDGQVFGALASEPFKVSDGFYGTGETFVFTFCPEFEVFKWTGDNMFFIKGDMDSLAFGGGGGEFALWLDGDLYHGRSHSCKTFGNHTLSKKEDFFIQDIEIWAFE